A section of the Natranaeroarchaeum aerophilus genome encodes:
- a CDS encoding DUF5797 family protein: MTLSEEARDRLADVVELQPTKNSELQERWGVESGSEVHSYLESELGDYYYRDDNSLIRATSEANDLVDVEPGIESDEDDVPSLVRVPELQAQVLGVLAGPDERSQSVVSVLHALRDAHDIDPDTEDVRSALQSLRRKGVVEVVYRSVPTFRLSVDRDELDVERSD, from the coding sequence ATGACGCTTTCGGAGGAGGCTCGCGACCGCCTCGCAGATGTCGTAGAGTTACAGCCGACGAAAAACAGCGAGCTACAGGAGCGGTGGGGGGTAGAGAGCGGGAGCGAGGTCCATAGCTACCTCGAGTCGGAGCTTGGCGACTACTATTATCGGGACGACAACAGCCTGATCCGCGCGACGAGTGAGGCAAACGACCTCGTCGACGTCGAACCGGGGATCGAGTCGGACGAAGACGACGTGCCGAGTCTGGTTCGCGTCCCCGAACTGCAGGCACAGGTTCTCGGCGTGCTCGCCGGGCCGGATGAGCGCTCACAGAGCGTCGTTTCCGTGCTCCACGCGCTACGGGATGCCCACGATATCGATCCCGACACGGAGGACGTTCGCTCGGCACTCCAGAGTCTGCGTCGCAAAGGTGTCGTCGAGGTCGTGTACCGTAGCGTGCCGACGTTCCGCCTGAGCGTCGATCGGGACGAGCTGGACGTCGAACGGTCGGACTGA
- the dapB gene encoding 4-hydroxy-tetrahydrodipicolinate reductase translates to MSEGTGEPTPIAVNGAAGRMGQTVIETAAARDDLEVVVGIDVADAAEIDGVPVVDPDDAATAFAEYEPDAIIDFTVPDATLGIVDSCVEHGVALVVGTTGFDEDGLADLRATSESVPVLKATNFSRGIQVLLRTVSEAVDALEGYDLELMETHHNQKIDAPSGTAKTILDTVQEERDVEPVYGREGHAPREDDEIGVLVRRAGDIRGEHELVLAGNDEVLSLSHRAEDRGVFAAGALDAAAWVAGRNPDWYTFGAVIDES, encoded by the coding sequence ATGAGCGAGGGAACCGGCGAACCGACGCCAATCGCGGTCAACGGCGCTGCCGGTCGGATGGGCCAGACGGTCATCGAGACGGCAGCGGCCCGAGACGATCTGGAGGTCGTCGTGGGGATCGATGTCGCCGACGCGGCAGAAATCGACGGCGTACCGGTTGTCGATCCGGATGACGCCGCCACGGCGTTCGCGGAGTACGAACCGGACGCGATAATCGACTTTACCGTCCCCGATGCGACACTGGGCATCGTCGACTCCTGCGTCGAGCACGGCGTCGCACTCGTCGTCGGGACAACCGGCTTTGACGAGGACGGGCTGGCCGACCTGCGAGCGACCAGCGAGTCGGTCCCCGTGCTCAAAGCAACGAACTTCTCGCGGGGGATTCAGGTGCTCCTCAGAACCGTCAGCGAGGCCGTCGACGCGCTGGAGGGCTACGACCTCGAACTGATGGAGACCCATCACAACCAGAAGATAGACGCGCCCTCTGGCACCGCGAAGACGATCCTCGACACCGTTCAGGAAGAACGGGACGTCGAACCGGTCTACGGGCGCGAGGGCCACGCCCCCCGCGAGGATGACGAAATCGGCGTCCTCGTTCGACGTGCGGGCGACATCCGCGGCGAGCACGAACTCGTGCTGGCGGGCAACGACGAGGTGCTCTCGCTCTCCCATCGCGCCGAGGATCGGGGCGTCTTCGCGGCAGGGGCGCTCGACGCCGCGGCGTGGGTCGCCGGTCGAAATCCTGACTGGTATACCTTCGGAGCGGTAATCGACGAGTCATGA
- the dapA gene encoding 4-hydroxy-tetrahydrodipicolinate synthase: MTPNPFHGVLPAMVTPFNDDESIDHDQLRADAQRLETAGVDGLVPVGSTGESATLSHDEHVEVVETVVDAVEDVPVIAGTGSNNTREALELSERAADAGADGLLLISPYYNRPEQQGLIEHYRAVADAVDLPQLLYNVPSRTGQNVEADTVVELAAHENIAGLKAASGDLNQISEIIERTREEEFTVVSGDDGLTLPMLSIGASGAVSVVANVEPERTCAMVGAALSGDYERARALHHELAPLTRALFTETNPIPVAEAMHIRGHAKPIVRSPLTRLSEEHRDELAAILTELDGEAAADLAEADR, from the coding sequence ATGACACCGAACCCTTTCCACGGCGTTCTGCCAGCGATGGTGACGCCGTTCAACGACGACGAGAGCATCGATCACGACCAACTGCGAGCGGACGCCCAGCGACTTGAAACCGCTGGCGTCGACGGGCTGGTCCCCGTCGGCTCCACGGGCGAAAGTGCGACCCTGAGCCACGACGAGCACGTCGAGGTCGTCGAGACGGTCGTCGACGCCGTCGAGGACGTACCGGTCATCGCGGGCACCGGGAGCAACAACACCCGCGAGGCGCTGGAGCTGTCCGAACGCGCCGCGGATGCTGGCGCTGACGGTCTCCTCCTTATTTCGCCGTACTACAACAGGCCGGAACAGCAGGGCCTCATCGAGCACTATCGGGCGGTCGCCGACGCGGTCGACCTGCCACAGCTCCTGTACAACGTCCCCTCTCGGACGGGCCAGAACGTCGAGGCTGACACGGTCGTCGAACTCGCAGCCCATGAGAATATCGCGGGCCTGAAGGCGGCAAGCGGCGACCTCAACCAGATCTCGGAGATTATCGAGCGCACGCGCGAGGAGGAGTTCACCGTCGTCTCTGGCGACGACGGCCTGACCCTTCCGATGCTCTCGATCGGGGCCAGCGGGGCGGTCAGCGTCGTCGCGAACGTCGAACCCGAGCGCACCTGCGCGATGGTCGGTGCAGCCCTTTCCGGTGACTACGAACGAGCGCGGGCGCTCCATCACGAACTCGCACCGCTGACACGCGCACTCTTTACCGAAACGAACCCGATCCCGGTCGCCGAGGCGATGCACATTCGCGGACACGCGAAGCCGATCGTTCGCTCGCCGCTGACACGGCTTTCGGAAGAGCACCGCGATGAACTCGCCGCGATCCTGACGGAGCTGGACGGCGAAGCAGCAGCCGACCTCGCGGAGGCCGACCGATGA
- a CDS encoding DUF7562 family protein: MWGSRKTKQESVTCIACGCSLPRSEAREYDKYGDRWERAGKEFEHLCKACDHDLCHQPRDELEGLLVEIDAGSHSQAEFLSWYSALVEERYGTIEE, from the coding sequence ATGTGGGGTTCCCGGAAGACAAAACAGGAGTCAGTCACCTGCATCGCCTGTGGCTGTTCGCTGCCGCGGTCGGAGGCGCGCGAATACGACAAGTACGGCGATCGGTGGGAGCGCGCGGGAAAGGAGTTCGAACACCTCTGTAAAGCCTGTGACCACGATCTCTGTCACCAGCCGCGTGACGAACTCGAAGGCCTGCTCGTGGAGATCGACGCCGGGAGCCACAGTCAGGCGGAGTTCCTCTCGTGGTACAGCGCTCTGGTCGAGGAACGCTACGGCACAATCGAGGAGTAG
- a CDS encoding DUF4397 domain-containing protein, translated as MFGTLAGCTDAADDPEEEDPEADPEEEEDPEEEEEEEEEEEEEEEEEEEEEEDEMAMLRVAHLSPDAPNVDVYVDDEPTLEDVPFRAVSDYLELEPDTYNIRITAAGDEETEVFNEDVELPAGAFTAAAIGELDEEGTQEFAVETYEDDLEDPGEDARVRAVHASPDAPAVDIAANGDVLLEDVDFGEAGAVEVPAGEYTLEIRAAGEEEAVAEFPVETESGLVYSAFAVGYLEPEAAPVDEEFDLLLTVDNEDMDDEMNGEEDDEMNGEEENGEEDDEMNGEEENGE; from the coding sequence GTGTTCGGAACCCTTGCAGGCTGTACCGACGCGGCGGACGATCCGGAAGAGGAAGATCCCGAAGCGGATCCCGAAGAAGAAGAGGACCCAGAGGAAGAAGAGGAGGAAGAAGAGGAAGAGGAGGAAGAGGAAGAGGAGGAAGAGGAAGAAGAAGAAGACGAGATGGCTATGCTTCGCGTGGCCCACCTCTCGCCCGACGCCCCGAACGTCGATGTCTACGTCGACGACGAACCGACGCTCGAAGACGTCCCGTTCCGGGCGGTCAGCGACTACCTCGAACTGGAGCCCGATACGTACAACATCCGGATCACGGCGGCCGGTGACGAGGAGACCGAAGTGTTCAACGAGGACGTCGAGCTGCCTGCAGGAGCGTTCACCGCAGCAGCCATCGGCGAACTCGACGAGGAGGGAACCCAGGAGTTCGCGGTCGAGACCTACGAGGACGACCTCGAAGATCCGGGAGAGGACGCCCGTGTCCGGGCAGTCCACGCGTCACCCGATGCTCCGGCAGTCGACATCGCAGCCAACGGCGATGTCCTGCTCGAAGACGTCGACTTCGGTGAAGCCGGAGCCGTCGAAGTACCCGCAGGCGAGTACACGCTCGAAATCCGGGCGGCAGGCGAAGAGGAGGCTGTCGCGGAGTTCCCGGTCGAAACCGAGTCCGGGTTGGTCTACTCCGCGTTTGCAGTGGGCTACCTCGAACCGGAAGCGGCACCGGTCGACGAGGAGTTCGATCTCCTTCTCACTGTCGACAACGAGGACATGGACGACGAGATGAACGGTGAGGAAGACGACGAGATGAACGGCGAAGAGGAGAACGGTGAGGAAGACGACGAGATGAACGGCGAAGAGGAGAACGGTGAATGA
- a CDS encoding 2,3,4,5-tetrahydropyridine-2,6-dicarboxylate N-succinyltransferase translates to MSLQTDVEDLWQRKQDGLTADDASAEDLTVLDEFLAALEAGDVRAAEKQGEEWIANEWVKQGILLNFGLRHTAEREYGGVTYHDVLPLRKTDDLNDRGTRNTPDGTTIRRGAYLGEDCIMMSPSFVNIGAHVGDGTLIDSADTVGSCAQIGENVKLGANTLIGGVLEPVEDAPVIVEDGVSLGAGCRVTSGFVVGENSVVGENTLLTPRIPVYDLVEEEVLYGELPANRRAFQRFVESSVSEHEMIDGGAFKPAVVATHIEEETLEATEREDALRE, encoded by the coding sequence ATGAGTCTGCAGACAGACGTCGAAGACCTCTGGCAGCGAAAACAGGACGGACTGACGGCTGACGACGCGAGCGCGGAAGACCTGACCGTACTCGACGAGTTCCTCGCCGCGCTAGAAGCGGGCGACGTTCGGGCCGCTGAGAAGCAGGGTGAGGAGTGGATTGCCAACGAGTGGGTCAAGCAGGGCATCCTGCTCAATTTCGGCCTTCGCCACACCGCCGAACGGGAGTACGGCGGCGTCACCTATCACGACGTCCTGCCGCTGCGCAAGACTGACGACCTAAACGATCGCGGCACGCGGAACACGCCTGACGGAACGACGATCCGCCGCGGCGCATATCTCGGCGAGGACTGCATCATGATGTCGCCGAGTTTCGTCAACATCGGCGCGCACGTCGGCGACGGGACGCTGATCGACTCCGCCGACACCGTCGGCTCCTGTGCCCAGATCGGCGAGAACGTCAAACTCGGTGCGAACACGCTAATCGGCGGCGTGCTCGAACCCGTCGAGGACGCCCCGGTGATTGTTGAGGACGGCGTTTCGCTCGGCGCTGGCTGTCGCGTCACCAGCGGCTTTGTCGTCGGCGAGAACAGCGTCGTCGGCGAGAACACACTCCTGACGCCACGCATTCCGGTCTACGATCTCGTCGAGGAGGAGGTGCTCTACGGTGAACTCCCTGCGAACCGTCGTGCGTTCCAGCGCTTCGTCGAATCCTCGGTGAGCGAGCACGAGATGATAGACGGCGGCGCGTTCAAGCCCGCGGTCGTCGCGACCCACATCGAGGAGGAGACGCTCGAAGCGACCGAGCGCGAGGACGCGCTGCGGGAGTAA
- a CDS encoding PIN domain-containing protein, giving the protein MSYFDTSFLIDYLQEAQYALEHLDRNPTMARTAGVPAPALYELYVGVARQRGIDAISDAIDALSWTTTVPLTEEATIEAAAIERELADNGQKIGSFDTLIAGVARSDDVALVTADTGFEHVPDLVVHNPRQ; this is encoded by the coding sequence ATGAGCTATTTTGACACGAGTTTTCTGATCGACTATCTGCAAGAAGCGCAGTACGCACTCGAACATCTCGATCGGAACCCGACCATGGCTCGAACCGCGGGCGTTCCAGCGCCAGCACTGTACGAACTCTACGTCGGCGTCGCACGCCAGCGCGGCATCGACGCGATCTCGGACGCGATCGATGCGCTCTCGTGGACGACAACGGTGCCGCTAACAGAGGAGGCGACAATTGAAGCGGCGGCGATCGAACGAGAGCTCGCGGACAACGGCCAGAAGATCGGTTCGTTCGATACGCTGATCGCAGGTGTCGCCCGGTCGGACGATGTTGCGCTGGTGACGGCTGACACCGGGTTCGAACACGTCCCGGATCTCGTCGTCCACAACCCGAGACAGTAG
- a CDS encoding PUA domain-containing protein translates to MSDDADTGLGEDGEHLRTVAGYQFGGGAGPALFPEDGRFTIKRSSSGRPQQVIGESDRIVSLNVDGRYTLGIEGGKRLLALADPRNRVVVGDESEPFVRDGKNVFAKFVDRVDGDLRPGDEALVVHENGDLLAVGRAELSADAMCDFETGMAVKVREGATEES, encoded by the coding sequence ATGAGCGACGACGCGGATACCGGACTCGGCGAGGACGGCGAGCATCTCCGGACTGTCGCCGGCTACCAGTTCGGTGGCGGGGCAGGGCCAGCACTGTTTCCCGAAGACGGACGGTTCACGATCAAACGCAGCAGCTCGGGCAGGCCACAGCAGGTGATCGGCGAGTCGGATCGGATCGTCTCGTTGAACGTCGACGGGCGGTACACGCTCGGTATCGAGGGGGGGAAACGGCTCCTCGCGCTAGCCGACCCACGGAATCGCGTGGTCGTCGGCGACGAGAGCGAACCGTTCGTGCGTGACGGCAAGAACGTCTTCGCGAAATTCGTCGACCGGGTGGACGGCGACCTCCGCCCGGGCGACGAGGCGCTGGTCGTCCACGAGAACGGTGACCTGCTCGCTGTCGGTCGCGCCGAGCTATCGGCCGACGCCATGTGTGATTTCGAGACCGGGATGGCGGTAAAGGTCCGTGAGGGAGCCACCGAGGAGTCGTAG
- a CDS encoding M48 family metalloprotease codes for MRHIGLKIRMAIVSTILFAFFSLAALVAVVAFGLPLWLVGILTVAFIGVQYLLGTKMALRSVGAEDMSEEEYPQIHQTVESLSRDMGIKKPRLMVASMGTPNAFATGRKGKGTVVISTELMQVLDREELNGVIAHELAHIRNRDVVTMTIGQSIAAIVGIAAQWVVLFTGERSIANYVLAFVVGMITQMLVMVFVMAISRYREYVADADAADAIGNGEPLARALEKIQRSAERTDAEMDDSVAALCISGGAAKKLLSTHPSTEERISRLRNRR; via the coding sequence ATGCGACACATAGGTCTCAAGATCCGGATGGCGATCGTCAGCACCATCCTGTTTGCGTTCTTCTCGCTGGCTGCACTCGTCGCAGTCGTCGCGTTCGGCTTGCCGCTCTGGCTAGTCGGAATTCTGACGGTCGCGTTCATCGGGGTCCAGTACCTGCTGGGAACGAAAATGGCGTTGCGAAGTGTCGGAGCCGAAGATATGTCCGAAGAGGAGTATCCCCAGATTCACCAGACGGTGGAGTCGCTCTCGCGCGATATGGGGATCAAAAAGCCCCGGCTGATGGTCGCGAGTATGGGCACACCCAACGCCTTCGCGACCGGCCGCAAGGGGAAGGGAACGGTCGTGATCTCGACCGAACTGATGCAGGTACTCGACCGCGAGGAGCTCAATGGCGTGATCGCCCACGAGCTGGCACACATCCGCAACCGCGACGTCGTAACGATGACTATCGGGCAGTCGATCGCCGCGATCGTCGGGATCGCCGCCCAGTGGGTCGTCCTCTTCACCGGCGAGCGATCCATTGCGAACTACGTGCTCGCCTTCGTCGTGGGGATGATCACACAGATGCTCGTGATGGTCTTCGTCATGGCCATCTCGCGGTACCGCGAGTACGTCGCCGACGCCGACGCCGCGGACGCGATCGGTAACGGTGAACCGCTCGCGCGAGCGCTCGAAAAGATCCAGCGGAGCGCAGAACGCACCGACGCCGAAATGGACGATTCCGTCGCCGCACTCTGTATCTCGGGTGGCGCCGCAAAGAAGCTGCTCTCGACGCATCCCTCGACCGAAGAGCGGATCTCGCGGCTGCGAAACCGCCGGTAG
- a CDS encoding NYN domain-containing protein — protein sequence MSEIHPGQRVAVLVDAQNLYHSAQSLYSNNIDYSSLLEKSVQDRELTRAIAYVIRADSPEEESFFDALTDIGFETKIKDIKTFSDGSKKADWDVGMSLDAVTLAEHVDTIVLCTGDGDFSRLCSHMRHEGVRVEVMGFESSTAEELKEAADSFVNLSERTETFLL from the coding sequence ATGAGCGAGATCCATCCGGGTCAGCGCGTCGCCGTTCTCGTCGACGCGCAGAACCTCTATCATAGCGCACAGAGCCTCTACAGTAACAATATCGATTACTCCTCGCTGCTCGAAAAGAGCGTCCAGGACCGCGAGCTAACACGCGCCATCGCGTACGTCATTCGCGCCGACTCGCCCGAGGAAGAGAGCTTCTTCGACGCACTCACTGACATTGGCTTCGAGACGAAGATCAAAGACATCAAAACGTTCAGTGACGGCTCGAAGAAGGCCGACTGGGACGTCGGGATGAGCCTCGACGCGGTGACACTCGCCGAGCACGTCGATACGATCGTGCTCTGTACTGGCGACGGCGACTTCTCGCGACTCTGCTCGCACATGCGTCACGAGGGCGTTCGCGTCGAAGTGATGGGATTCGAGTCCTCGACTGCCGAGGAGCTAAAAGAGGCTGCTGACTCCTTTGTCAATCTGAGCGAGCGGACAGAGACGTTTCTGCTCTAG
- a CDS encoding DUF5787 family protein — protein sequence MSERIQYDSEFAFELRVCYWAEREWPPIGTLEDDTIALVARQLGTKRRRWDTIVVETTAAALEQRATFGTERLDDDLRYVLRSAPEEWTFYRDALPEPDYPWRYVRETIHEADDRGILDVRKSGNRIEIRRQYRYPEWVDRIVAIENKPDLDASAASALQPQLERDVALGLADEAWVATRATDAAVSPVLFEDLPVEAGVLEVDPTALSASVAWHAQALEPAAPGTRITDRGGGHSSFDQSAATFEYVSPDRKATLRYRIAERAYERGWRAFIDTMRSDCRWFGPRERDGQVLPWCGSHCRVQTASECSGSCPAFEPEPPAWRQHSWPIDGGPGKTVERLLAARRARLRGTKKS from the coding sequence GTGAGCGAGCGCATCCAGTACGACTCCGAGTTCGCCTTCGAGCTTCGGGTCTGTTACTGGGCGGAACGCGAGTGGCCGCCGATCGGGACGCTTGAGGACGACACGATCGCACTGGTCGCGCGGCAGTTGGGGACGAAACGGCGACGCTGGGACACCATTGTTGTCGAGACGACCGCCGCGGCGCTCGAACAGCGTGCGACCTTCGGGACCGAACGGCTGGACGACGACCTGCGCTACGTCCTCCGCTCCGCGCCCGAGGAGTGGACCTTCTACCGTGATGCGCTTCCGGAGCCCGACTACCCGTGGCGGTACGTCCGCGAGACGATCCACGAGGCCGACGACCGGGGGATTCTGGACGTCCGAAAGTCGGGCAACCGGATCGAGATCAGGCGACAGTATCGCTATCCGGAGTGGGTCGACCGAATCGTCGCCATCGAGAACAAGCCGGATCTGGACGCGAGCGCGGCGAGCGCGTTACAGCCCCAACTCGAACGGGATGTCGCGCTGGGGCTGGCCGACGAGGCGTGGGTGGCGACCCGTGCAACCGACGCCGCAGTCTCACCTGTCCTGTTTGAGGACCTCCCAGTGGAGGCGGGCGTACTGGAAGTCGATCCCACAGCGCTCTCGGCGTCGGTCGCCTGGCACGCTCAGGCGCTCGAACCGGCGGCACCGGGAACGCGGATCACGGACCGTGGCGGTGGGCACTCCTCATTCGACCAGTCGGCGGCGACGTTCGAGTACGTCTCGCCCGATCGAAAAGCGACGCTCCGGTATCGGATCGCAGAACGAGCCTACGAACGCGGCTGGCGGGCGTTCATCGACACAATGCGATCGGACTGTCGGTGGTTTGGCCCGCGTGAACGCGACGGGCAGGTGCTCCCCTGGTGTGGCTCGCACTGTCGCGTCCAGACCGCAAGCGAGTGTTCCGGATCCTGTCCAGCCTTCGAGCCGGAACCGCCAGCATGGCGGCAGCACAGTTGGCCGATCGACGGAGGGCCGGGGAAGACGGTGGAGCGGTTGCTCGCCGCTCGGCGTGCTCGGCTTCGTGGGACCAAAAAATCGTGA
- a CDS encoding RNA-binding protein: MEINSRHHLRSDGVSELERAVAEGLGVEIDGDTYELVELADSKFDLVLVDGEPSVLYVDDEPFLTVRGANRFEPETHVVTVDSGAISFVSDGADVMRPGIVEADDDIETDDLVAIAEENHGKVLAIGRALVEGSEMAGDQGKVVESVHHVGDDLYEFVV, from the coding sequence ATGGAAATCAACTCCCGGCATCACCTGCGTAGCGACGGGGTGTCAGAACTGGAACGCGCCGTCGCCGAGGGACTGGGCGTGGAGATCGATGGCGATACGTACGAGCTCGTCGAACTGGCCGACTCGAAGTTCGATCTCGTGCTGGTCGACGGCGAACCCTCGGTGCTGTACGTTGACGACGAGCCATTCCTCACGGTCCGGGGTGCAAACCGCTTCGAGCCCGAGACACACGTCGTCACGGTCGACAGCGGTGCGATCTCTTTCGTCAGCGACGGCGCGGACGTGATGCGGCCCGGGATCGTCGAGGCCGACGACGACATCGAAACCGACGATCTGGTCGCGATCGCCGAGGAAAACCACGGCAAGGTGCTCGCTATTGGTCGCGCCCTGGTCGAAGGGTCGGAGATGGCCGGCGATCAGGGGAAAGTCGTCGAGTCGGTCCACCACGTTGGCGACGATCTCTACGAGTTCGTCGTCTGA
- a CDS encoding ArsR/SmtB family transcription factor → MNADLWYVFGRSRGGPNRLRLVRALDHRPRNANQLAKALDLDYTTVRHHLDVLMQHGVVSKTDDEYGAVYEPSESAREHWGTIEEIERQRSEVETPDTV, encoded by the coding sequence ATGAACGCCGATCTCTGGTACGTCTTCGGCAGGAGTCGCGGGGGGCCGAACCGCCTTCGGCTCGTCCGAGCTCTCGACCACAGGCCGAGAAACGCGAACCAGCTCGCGAAGGCGCTCGACCTCGATTACACGACGGTCAGACACCACCTGGACGTGCTCATGCAACACGGTGTCGTCTCGAAGACCGACGACGAGTACGGGGCAGTTTACGAGCCGAGCGAGTCCGCCAGAGAGCACTGGGGGACAATCGAGGAGATCGAGAGACAGCGAAGCGAAGTGGAGACACCCGACACGGTGTAG